In the genome of Populus nigra chromosome 9, ddPopNigr1.1, whole genome shotgun sequence, one region contains:
- the LOC133703683 gene encoding G-type lectin S-receptor-like serine/threonine-protein kinase At1g11330 encodes MTRSNKTVHSYQAQATITKYSSMEIGSCNFMAALRLLLCCFCWQLGAAVDTITSSQYIKDPEAVVSAGNKFKLGFFSPGNSTNRYVGIWYNNISVTTPVWIANRNKPLNDSSGIMTISEDGNLIVLDGRKEILWSSNVSNGVSNSSAQLTDDGNVILRGGEIGNSLWQSFQEPSDTFMLKMRLTANRRTGKKTQITSWKSPSDPSVGSFSSGIEPSSIPEVFVWNDSRPFWRSGPWNGQAFIGIPEMNSVYLNGYNLVQDGDGTFSLSVGLANESYITNFALSYEGRFGEMYWDSANERWEHKKQYPGDDCDIYGKCGPFGFCNTQNSPICRCLKGFEPKNSDEWNRRNWTNGCVRRRELKCERTQSDGQVPKEDEFLKLDKVKVPDFSEWSSSASEQNCKDECLNNCSCIAYSYNTGIGCMLWRGKLTDIRKFSSGGANLYVRLADLEFGKNRDMKAVISITVVTGAIIIAVGAFFWWRRMAKYRERKRESERILQSRTKKGYPIFFNGNLIQESMNQVKFQELPLFKLQMLIAATDYFDAANKLGEGGFGPVYRGNLPDGQEIAVKRLSRASGQGQEEFMNEVVVISELQHRNLVRLLGCCVEGDEKMLVYEYMPNKSLDASLFDPVRKEVLDWKKRFNIVDGICRGLLYLHRDSRLRIIHRDLKPSNILLDQELNPKISDFGMARIFGGSEDHVKTRRVVGTYGYMSPEYAMHGRFSEKSDVFSFGVLLLEIVSGRRSTKIDGNEQGLNLLEFAWKLWNEGNAPALVDPALTLDQYSKVEIFRCIHVGLLCVQEFAKDRPAISTIISMLNSEIVDLPLPNNPAYTERLIGLHKEMRRDSINFVSTTLFTGR; translated from the exons ATGACTCGATCTAATAAAACTGTTCATTCTTATCAAGCACAGGCAACAATTACCAAATATTCATCTATGGAAATTGGCAGCTGCAACTTCATGGCAGCTCTTCGTCTCTTACTATGTTGTTTCTGTTGGCAACTTGGTGCTGCCGTAGATACCATAACATCATCTCAGTACATCAAAGATCCTGAAGCTGTAGTTTCTGCTGGAAATAAGTTCAAACTGGGATTTTTTAGCCCTGGTAATTCAACAAACCGGTATGTAGGAATATGGTACAATAATATTTCTGTTACAACTCCAGTCTGGATAGCTAACAGAAACAAGCCACTCAATGATTCTTCTGGGATTATGACAATATCTGAAGATGGAAATCTTATAGTTTTGGACGGTCGGAAAGAGATTCTTTGGTCGTCAAATGTTTCAAATGGGGTCAGTAACTCAAGTGCACAGCTTACGGATGATGGAAACGTAATCCTGCGAGGGGGCGAAATTGGAAACAGCTTATGGCAGAGTTTCCAGGAACCATCTGATACTTTCATGCTGAAGATGAGACTTACTGCTAATAGAAGAACGGGTAAGAAGACGCAAATAACATCATGGAAAAGCCCTTCTGATCCATCTGTTGGAAGCTTTTCTTCTGGTATTGAACCCTCAAGCATTCCTGAGGTTTTCGTTTGGAATGATAGCCGTCCATTCTGGCGGAGTGGTCCATGGAATGGTCAAGCCTTTATAGGAATTCCAGAAATGAATTCAGTTTATCTTAATGGGTATAATCTTGTACAAGATGGAGATGGAACTTTTTCACTAAGCGTTGGGCTGGCCAATGAATCTTATATCACCAATTTTGCTTTGAGTTATGAAGGAAGATTTGGAGAAATGTATTGGGATTCTGCCAATGAGAGGTGGGAACATAAGAAGCAATATCCAGGAGATGATTGTGATATTTATGGAAAATGTGGGCCTTTTGGATTCTGTAATACACAGAATTCACCAATTTGCAGGTGCTTGAAAGGGTTTGAACCAAAAAATTCTGATGAGTGGAATAGAAGAAATTGGACAAATGGTTGTGTCAGGAGGAGGGAATTGAAATGCGAAAGAACACAAAGTGATGGTCAAGTGCCCAAAGAAGATGAGTTTTTGAAACTGGATAAGGTGAAAGTGCCAGACTTTTCTGAGTGGTCATCTTCAGCATCCGAACAAAATTGTAAGGATGAGTGCTTGAATAATTGCTCATGTATAGCTTACTCATATAATACTGGTATTGGTTGTATGCTATGGAGGGGAAAGTTAACTGATATAAGGAAGTTTTCCAGTGGAGGGGCTAATCTTTATGTCCGCCTTGCAGATTTGGAATTCG GAAAAAACAGAGATATGAAAGCAGTTATCAGTATAACTGTGGTTACAGGAGCAATTATTATTGCAGTTGGTGCTTTTTTTTGGTGGAGGAGGATGGCTAAATATAGAG AAAGGAAGAGGGAAAGCGAGCGAATCTTACAATCGAGAACGAAGAAAGGATATCCAATATTCTTTAATGGAAACTTGATCCAAGAGAGCATGAACCAAGTTAAATTTCAAGAACTACCACTATTCAAATTACAAATGCTGATAGCTGCAACAGACTACTTTGATGCTGCCAACAAGCTTGGGGAGGGTGGTTTTGGGCCAGTGTACAGG GGAAATCTGCCAGATGGGCAAGAAATAGCGGTGAAAAGACTGTCAAGAGCATCTGGGCAAGGGCAAGAAGAATTTATGAACGAGGTTGTGGTGATTTCTGAACTCCAACACAGGAATCTTGTGAGACTTCTTGGTTGCTGTGTtgaaggagatgaaaagatGCTGGTCTATGAGTACATGCCAAATAAAAGCTTGGATGCATCTCTCTTTG ATCCAGTTAGAAAAGAAGTTCTAGACTGGAAAAAACGCTTCAACATTGTCGATGGAATTTGTCGAGGTCTCCTCTACCTTCACAGGGATTCCAGACTAAGAATTATTCATAGAGATCTGAAGCCAAGTAACATCTTGTTGGACCAAGAACTAAATCCAAAAATTTCAGACTTTGGGATGGCTAGGATATTTGGAGGCAGTGAAGATCATGTTAAAACGAGAAGGGTTGTAGGAACCTA TGGCTATATGTCCCCTGAATACGCAATGCATGGGAGATTTTCAGAGAAATCAGATGTTTTCAGCTTTGGAGTCTTGCTGTTAGAGATTGTGAGTGGAAGAAGAAGTACTAAAATTGATGGCAATGAACAGGGTTTGAACCTTTTGGAATTT GCATGGAAACTGTGGAATGAAGGGAACGCTCCAGCTCTAGTCGATCCTGCATTAACATTAGATCAATATTCCAAGGTGGAAATTTTTAGATGCATACATGTAGGTTTGCTGTGTGTTCAGGAATTCGCAAAAGATAGGCCAGCTATCTCCACCATCATTTCAATGCTAAATAGTGAAATCGTGGATCTTCCTCTTCCTAACAACCCAGCATACACAGAAAGGCTTATTGGTTTACATAAAGAAATGAGGAGAGACTCCATAAACTTTGTTTCAACTACCCTTTTCACTGGCCGATAA